Part of the Athalia rosae chromosome 2, iyAthRosa1.1, whole genome shotgun sequence genome, ctgcatatCTTGAACAGTCGATtggatacttttttcttcttctcattttgtttatttttgtcttGTTGAAGCACGCGATCGTTGTCTTCATGAATTGAAGAATCTGTTACCAACTCTGAGTTGAGCGTTCTACTGCATGGAAGACACGGGGCGTAACCCCTGGGCATCATCAGCCAttctggtggtggtggtggttgtaTACGTGaatcttcttctacttctgtTTCACCTGCACTGGTTGGAGAATTATTCATATGTTTCATCGGCGGAAACCATGGGATGGGGACCATTGCAGGAGGTGGTGGCACATTTCTGTTCAAAGCACCATCAGATTTCCAATTTATTTCTGGAAGTGGCACCGTTGAGGGGGATGGTGGTTGCTGCTGGTTCTGCCAGTACTGCATCATGTAAGGAAGCATTGGGCAACAAAAGGGATAGGGTGGTGGTAAAACTGAAGCCGGAGGGGGATTCACTGATTGCGATTCTTGTGATCTCTGAGGCAACGTAGGAGGCAGCTTGTAAGCCAAGGTTGATCCTGGACTATTTTTTACACTTTCAGATCCGCTTGGGGCATGTAAATTGGATCGGACTggttgatttgaaaattcctcggtGGAAGCAATACTTATCTGAGATGTTCTGGCATAAATAATTGGTGCAGTACCAGTCTGCAGGTTTGTAAAATTTGTATGGAGTTTTGAGGGTGTAGTTATATGCAGTTCAGAAGAAATATCTGGATTTGAAGCTGACGAGGAATAGATTGCAGAGTGTGACACTGCAGAATTTTCTGAGAAAAAAGGGGGTGGTTGTGGTAATTGATCGAAGGAAACGTCTTTTCTACTCGCTGATGGATtgcatttttcgaataaattcaaGTTGAACttattttcgtgttttttgtGATGGCTTTTTTGACAGTAACATGATCTTGATGACTGAGATTCATTATCTGTACTATAAATAGTCGatttattgtttttccatAATTCATGTACTGTATTTGTGTCTCGAGAGCCAGCTAAATTTCCATTCTTTTGTTTCCCACAGTATATGCCATCACGAATTTTTGGCTTATCAGGCCGAATACTCTCAGTTGCTTGGCGCGGTCCGTGAGGCATTTCGTTACTgagatttatttcaatttcacgattgcTAGAACTTGCATCTGTTggagatatatttttccttaTAGTAAACTCATTTTCTGATATTAGCGATATCTCAGAATGTTCTCTGACATTTTGACTGTTTTGCAACTCTATCGAAGTGACGATCTTGTGATGTACTAGTGTTGGAGGAATGGTCGTTGACTCACTTGCCACTACTGGGTTATCTGGTGGAAGATAACGTTCATTAATTACAAGTTCTTGACTTTTATAACTAGAATATTCTGGTTTTTTCAGAGTCATCACTTCACCTCTAGCAGTACTAATGTCTTTTACAGATCTAAGTTcatcaggtttttttttgtctgataATTCGGATTGTGTTGACGAGCTTTTATttatcataaattttttaaattgcagCTCAGTGTTATCTACATTCTTTGCATGTGGTTCTTCATTGCCAAATTGAAGGAGTCtactttcatctttttcttgtaATTGATAAGCAGTGATTTCAcatggtatatgtatgttcAAGCACTTGGTAAATGTAGACAAATATCTATTTGAGTCATACGATTTGTACATCTCTTCGAGGTCTTCAATGTGCATATTATCTCGCTTTTCAAAATTGTGCTTAGCATCATTGCTATCTTCTTGTGATGATTTTTCTGGACATGAAGGTTGAGGTAACTTTCCAGGGGTCGTTGATTTGGCTTTTTGGCACAACTCTGATCTTTCATATTGAGCCAAAGGGATACATTGTTGAATATGAACAATAGTAGGATTATGagatgttattttatttgaagatTGAATATTCTCAATGTCATCAGTCAGATCAACATTCCTTGTATTTGAATCGTTCTGTAATGATTTGTACCCACTGCTTTCTCCCCCACTAGATCCTGCCTTACTTGTCATTCTATCTCTTTTTACCAAACTATGGCAAAAAGCACTAACACTGGATCGATCATTAGAAATTCTCATCTGACTAGTCTTTGGGTTTTGAGTACCAATGGTTATTTGAACTCCCTTTTCTTCTGAATTGACTCTTTTTTTACTAGCTCTATACTTTTTGTCAGTTGATATCATTCTTTTTATATACCGTCCCATATTGTAGCACATGTTTCTCTGTGGGTTCTTGAAATGTGTGTATTCCTTTACATATCtgcagtttttcattttcaaattgttggCAATGTCATCAGAAGAATTATTGCTTGGTGGTTGATCCAAGCGAATATTACTAATTACATGTGAACTTGAGGTTGGAAGACCAACCATGATGTTTAAATCATTTTCTGATTGATTCATACTACCAGGTAAGCTTGTACTTGTGCTATCTTTAAAAGAATGAGTGCTTGAAGAATTTTGGTACCTTTTTTGAAGTCTCTCGTTTGCACAAGCTAAAACAACTTCCGATCTATGCCCAGACATTGATATACCTTTGAAATGGTGAATCCCTGCAGCCGGATGTATCAAggtttcaattgaattatacTCTGTACTGTTGTTGCATGCACTTGACATTTCACTTGCTTTTGTCACACTTACATCTGCATCTGGtccaatttttatattttgctGATTCTTGAGCTGCTTGCAATTTTGCTGATCTGAATAGTAGCcgtaattcttcaaattagTAAAACATTTTATCTCATCATgtgattcgataatttttatgtCACTTAACAGGCTTTCAATTTCATCACCTTTTACATATAACTTTTCACTTGATTCAGAGATGAATTCATGCTCACTTTCTTCTCTATCCCAAGGTATATCCGTTGACTGACTTGATTGACAATTAGTTGCATGACTCAAGTTTATACCAGTACATTTTCGtagttgttttttgacgtttatGTCATTGGTTGTTGCTGAAGTAGAATTGTCATCTTCTTGCCCTTTGATTGACTTCTCAGAAACTTTTCCGTACTCTCGGTATTCATTGAAATTGCTGGGAGATTCTGATACGGTCATATCTTTGTGATATAAGTtcataatttcattatttccaaCAACGTGTGAAGATTGGTTGCAGTTTTGTTTACCATCATATTTAGTCGAAGTAGTATTTTTGATATCCTGCtcattttcattctgttttatcatctttgcattagtcaattttaatttatctcTGAAATCGCTAGATTTTTGTTCGTGTAAATTATCATCATAGCTACTTAAATTTTTACGAGCTTTTCGACGTTTGTCGGGTTTGTAAATCCTTGTTCTTGCTgctccgttatttttttcatcgccatcgatattattgttaatacAATGGTTTGACCTATAaagtagaatttttttggcTTCAAGATCATCTTTAGGATCAATCTTCTTGATGTGATCTGTATTTTCTGATGTAGTCGTACTATCaacattatcattaatttGTTTATCATTCAGTCTAACTTTGCCTTTTAGATTGACTTTTTCCAAATGTCTTTTAGAATATAAGCTTTCTTGGTTTTTGTTAActgtctttattttttttagtgAGGGGCATGGTGATTGGTCTGTTTTGGAAAGGCAACCCTTATCTTTATCTACTTGTTGGGCCACATTCTTGACTGGTAAGAGAATAGTTTTGTGCGCAATATTCGTAGATTTTGATATACTTTTTTCTCGGACTGTTTGTTGCCGAGCCTTCTTGAATTCACGATGATTCAGGGTAGGActtatgatttttttgttgtactTCAATGCAGACAGTGGTCTATGAGATTCTAGTCCACGCAATTTCTCATTTAAGGATGGAATTGGAGAGGGCTTCTCCTCCTGCGTAATGCCATATCTAGATTTCCAAACAGTTTTACGCAATGCACTTATTGGCGGCTGCGTGCAGCATTTATCACATTGACCTTTTCTTGCACTTTTATGGATTTCAGCACTCTTGTCACCTTTGCCACAAGACCTTCTAGTCATGCCGGTCAAAAGTTTACGGTCACTGTTTCCAGGTACTTTGTCATGAGGTTTGGAGACCTTTGGAGTAATTGAAGGATATCGATCAAACTGTGAGTGAGCTGATTGTGTTGGAGATTCTTCTGTATTCTTATAATTCTTAGCATCATTATCTGCCttacagtttttttcatcactgtTCATAGTATTGAGAAGATCCGGTATGCAATTTGTGTAGTCTACGGCAATTTCGAATGTAACTCCTTTTTGATCAATGTAATAAATGTTTACGTACGATATTGCATACGCTTCATCAGTATTATGGGTGGTACAGATCGTCCGAGCCGTGCTCGCAGTTTTGTTTCGAGGCAATGCAAATTGCTGCGTGTTATTGAATGATTCTCAATACtgggaaataaagaaaatcgtAGATTCTCTAAGGATATTCCCACTCTTTCTAAGTACTTCATCGCGTTTTAACCGTTGTTCAATTGCTGCCAGAATTAAATCATCATTAGAATCTTATCTATATATTGTTATTGTAGCAACCAAATAGTGAGCAACTCGATGGatcaaaaatgttgaataaaaaaattagttgttgaattttaaatatacgtgataaaaatattaaaaatatatattaacaTTTAAATATTGCTCGAGCTCAAAACCCAAGATGGATTGTCACTTACTAGTGACTAATTTCGGGTTTGAAAAACTGCGGCTCTGTGATCAACATAAGATTGATTTATCAAATGTAGTAGTTGGCCGTCTGCTTAGAATATGTTCATCATAAAaccaataaaatgaaaatttcgcagTCTTGTGGTTTTCCAATACAgttttaaatatttgaatagcataaatataaaaatctagTACGTCTATTGAACTTCGTTCCGCAAAAAGGACGTTAAGCGCACGCGCGACGTGACGCAATTTGACGCATTTCTTGACCAATCCTAGTGAGACCAACGTGCTCAAGGTCAGGGTCAGGTCACGTTGATCCTTTCCCAGAACAGCAGAAGGGTTTTAAGGAAGCAACGGCAGAGCGGACTGCCCAGTGTCATTCTGTAGGTTGAGCCGAAGGTGGTGTTAGATTTTGGTTGATAAAATGgaattgaaggaaaatttgaagaaggaACCCACTTGGGTACAATTACAGCAGTTCTATGATACGAATGGAAGCCGACTTAACATTCACGAATTGTTCAAAACTAATCCGGATCGTTTTAATAAATACAGGTAAGTTTGTTCTGTCACTTTAAAAGTTTGACCTTCTATCGACCTTCCACTTTATCATTTCCAATTAggtttgattttgattttgatcaaTTTCTTATGCAATTGCATTGCTCAAAACTTGACTATATGATTCTTCTAATATCGATTATTATGTCGTAATCTTGCAACCTAgtttaaattcaaaaacacATTGGAGTACTCACCTTGTGATACGCTACGTGAATAATTTCAGCCTCCAACTCACAACACCTGAAGATGGCCCAATTTTGCTCGACTATTCCAAGAATCGAATCAATGACGAGGTTCTATCATTACTCTTTCAATTGGTATGTAAGGATGTCAGAACTTATCAATAGATATGGCTGAAGTTTGAATTATACAGTCACCTGAAAATGCTTCATTAAAAATATCTGTTTCATTaaactgcaataatttattgtCGCCTACAACCAGGCCCGCGCTCGTGGAATTGAAGCTGCAAGAAATGCTATGTTTTCTGGTGCCAAGATCAACTTGACTGAAAATCGAGCAGTCTTACATGTTGCTCTCAGAAATAGAGCTAATGCTCCTATTCTTGTTGATGGTAAAGATGTCATGCCAGATGTAAATGCAGTGTTGAATCATATGAAGGAGTTTACCGGTCAAGTAAGTCATTTATGAATTCAAATTATACTTGTTCACCTACAATGGCTTGATTAAATTCTtgattaatttgaatttattacaaTAAATTAATAGAGTATCAAGGAGGTTCTGAAATGTAGAATAGACTTTTTGCAAGACTAAATCGATTTTTATAGGTGATTTCAAAGCAATGGACTGGATTTACTGGGAAACCAATTGAGGACGTAGTGAACATTGGAATCGGAGGTTCTGACCTGGTAAGCTCAAAAATCGCAGACTAGTTATACTATGCAGTTCAGTAAGGAACTAgctattgaaaattcaataattatgaCTTAGGGCCCTGTCATGGTGACGGAGGCTTTGAAACCATATCAAATTGGTCCACGGGTACACTTTGTGAGCAACATAGATGGTACTCATATTGCAGAAACtttaaaaaaactaaatcctGAAACATGTCTATTCATaattgcatcaaaaacttttacGACACAAGAAACGATCACCAATGCTACGTCTGCTAAACTATGGCttctggaaaatttgaaaagcgtAAGTAGAAATATTGAGTTTCACATGATGAATTAACTCCCTCAAGAGATTTAAATGAGTTACAATATCCTTTTCGTGTGATCAGGAAGCAGCTGTGGCTTCACACTTCGTTGCTTTATCCACAAACACAGAAAAAGTTAAACAGTTCGgtatcgatgagaaaaatatgtttGGATTCTGGGATTGGGTTGGAGGTCGCTATTCTTTGTGGTCAGCGATCGGTCTCTCCATATCCCTGTCCATAGGTTTTGACAATTTTGAGAAGCTTTTGAGTGGTGCCCATTTCATGGATCAGCATTTTTATACAGCTCcgctagaaaaaaatgtaagagtTTGAAGACTACAAAAAGTCCAACTgcgtttaatttaaaaattgaaccatATAATGATTTGATAGTTTTAATTACTCAACGATTCTAATCACGAAATCTTTCTTCCTAGGCACCAGTAATTCTGGCATTGCTTGGAGTTTGGTACCACAATTTTTATGGTGCGGAAACTCATGCGTTATTACCATATGATCAGTATTTGCACAGATTTGCTGCATATTTCCAGCAAGGCGATATGGAGAGTAATGGAAAATATGTCACTCGATCTGGAAAAACTGTTGATTACAGTACAGGTGATTATTAATCATAAGAtctttaataataatcaaaccaGGTACTTTTAGATTGATGCTAGTCATTTATACCTAGGTCCGATTGTCTGGGGAGAACCGGGTACGAATGGACAGCATGCATTTTATCAACTCATTCATCAAGGCACAAGACTGATACCAGCGGATTTCATAGCCCCTGCAATATCGCATAACAAAGTAAacatgaaatatacatatttgtcAGTGAACAATCTAAGTTTCATGATTGCATCAGTGTGAATATTCCAGGTTCAGGGAACTACCCACCACAAGATCTTACTTGCTAATTTCTTGGCCCAAACTGAAGCTctaatgaaaggaaaatccgaatctgaggcTAGAGAAGAACTTCAAAAAGCTGGATTGAGTCCTAGCGAAATCACAACGCTTCTTCCACACAAAGTATTCCAAGGAAACCGACCTACTAACAGTATTGTAGTCAAAGGAGTTACTCCATTTACACTAGGGGCACTTATCGGTCAGTTCAAAAGTAGTATCTGCtgagtttccttttttccattatctGAATATCCAGATACATAATTTCCCAAATGTATTTCAGCAATGTATGAACATAAGATCTTCGTGCAAGGAATTATTTGGGACATCAATTCATTCGACCAATGGGGGTGAGTATACTTCTTATTGAACTATTATTTCAAAGCTTTTACACAGTGCAGTATATTTATGAGTCTGAAATATGACCGTGAATCTCAAACATCTTGCATGGGAAatgtaaagaaatttttttcatctaccaTGTTTTCTACACAGTGTGGAATTAGGAAAGCAGTTGGCTAAAGCTATAGAGCCAGAActgaaaaacaacgaaaatattACCAGCCATGATTCCTCAACGAATGGGTTAATTGCATTCATCAAAGCACATAGCCAATAAGCATTTGATTGATTGTACAGTGTGGAGTTGGGGAAACAGTTAACACTGGAAATTCTGCCAATGCTTTCTCACAACGGTTCCATCAATACCAAAGACTCTTCTTCGAATGGATTGATCAATTTCATCAAGAGTCAGAGCTGTATGTGCACTTCAGTCACTTGTGACACGTCGGAATCAgaacataatttatttatctagcCAACCATGTATTACTTTGGTGTCAGtctgcttattgttagtaaaaGTTTGTCTTCATCACTCAGAATCGTATGTTAGTAAATGAATTGATGTAAATTAGATGTGGAAATGATCATAATATTCACAGGCTTTTTATCCCTGActttcattcaattcttcacaatatatgtatacctaattaCATAATCATGATATATTGTCAGTCATTTATCATTCAGTTTGCTATTGATGATATTAGTGGTTCTAAATTACTGCATATGAtcataggtgaaaaaaaaacgtaggttttctgtttatttacaaatattatatactttgttatacatgtgtatacatgatttatattgaatttttacacttacaattagccagTTCCCTGAATTGATTCATAACAGAAATCTATTTCATTGGCATTTATCTTCGGTCCTGCATGTCAGTCGCCAATGTGAATTCACAAAGTTAGAAGATTTGACAAATAAATCATTTGTCTCTATCTTATCTTCGTTATCTTGATTGCAGGTGTTGCATAAACACCAATGTTAAAATATTGTCATTTTTGACCGCACATGTTATACTACTcgcaataaaacgaaaattctctgGACATAAAACTATTCTGATTTACCTCGCCCTAGAATATATTCTTTTTCGGCACATCTTTGTTGTATCATAGAATTATGGAGCAACGTTCCACGGGTTGCTTATATCGAGATTTTCCAGCTGAaaatacaatataataatttcaagtaTGTTTAAACTTAAGTTTTAAGTGAAGTATTTTAGTTTTATGCCAAGTAGCTAGTTACTTTTCGGGTGAGTTGATCGACACAAGCCGTACGAATACGAGCAGCTGTAGCTGGAGCATCTAATCGAAAATAACCAGTAATATTTGCATCTGCTCGAGCACTTTGAATAGCATTTTTTATGGCAAAGAAAACCGAGCAGGCCAAGAATAGTGGCGGTTCACCTACAGCCTAGAATAATGGTAGCAAAATATGTGCAATATGTTTtccaaattaattattttgttagCAGGCGATACAGAAGTAAGTGAAATTATAACATCTTACTTTAGAAGAATAGACTGCCCGAGGATTTGGAGCTCCTTTCAAAAGAGACACATTGAATTCTTGTGGGATATCTGTGAACCCAGGAACTTTGTAAGCTCCAGGACCACGACTGAAAAGAGTTCCAGTCggagaataaattaattcttcCATTGTGAACAGTCCATATCCTTGAACAAATCCTCCTTCGACTTGACCTATGTCTATTGCAGGATTCAAACTGTCACCCAAATCCATCACAATATCTGTCCGTAAGACCTGAAAGGATAATTGACTGTTTACAGTGAGTCCAATTATAATTAGATTTTGAGTTTCACACCACATAAAATATGTGGTATGTACCTGATGATCTCCAGTTAGGCAATCGACCTCAACTTCTGAGCATGCTACACCATATGTAAAGTAATTGAACGGGTTTCCTGAGTTGGTTTCAAATGAGTATCCTATATCTGGAGTAGCGTAAAATCCAGTAGCTGACAGACTTATCCTTTGCATGTAGGCTGTGCTTACCCATTCCTCCCACGTGCCTTGAGGATTTGCACTCATAATGGGTTTTAATCTCTCCATAATCTGTTCACATGCACGCTGAAAATATAGAAATGGTAAATCAggttgattttaatttcatccctGATTACATGTGAGATATAGTGAATCGCTGTGAGAATCTGGTTGagattgatttgaaattcaattaccaTGACAGCCATGCCATTCAGATCTGAACCTGCACTAGCTGCTGTTGGTGATGTGTTCGGTACCTTATCTGTTGAGGTTTCCAcagtatgaattttttctggatttaCCTTGAATACTCTACTTGCAACCTAAAATTGAATTGGTTGGAAACATATCTCTTATTTATACAATGACTCAGTTTTTTAGTTTGATCTAAAGCTAGTCAAAGTGATACACACTTGAATCATTTTAGTATATAAACCCTGTCCCATCTCTGTTCCACCATGGCTCAACAGAACGGAACCGTCAGTGTACACGTGGACCAAAGCTCCACCTTGATTGAGGAACGCAGCAGTAAATGCGATGCCGAATTTCGTTGGTGTTATTGCGATGCCTCGTT contains:
- the LOC105684789 gene encoding uncharacterized protein LOC105684789 isoform X1, whose protein sequence is MNSDEKNCKADNDAKNYKNTEESPTQSAHSQFDRYPSITPKVSKPHDKVPGNSDRKLLTGMTRRSCGKGDKSAEIHKSARKGQCDKCCTQPPISALRKTVWKSRYGITQEEKPSPIPSLNEKLRGLESHRPLSALKYNKKIISPTLNHREFKKARQQTVREKSISKSTNIAHKTILLPVKNVAQQVDKDKGCLSKTDQSPCPSLKKIKTVNKNQESLYSKRHLEKVNLKGKVRLNDKQINDNVDSTTTSENTDHIKKIDPKDDLEAKKILLYRSNHCINNNIDGDEKNNGAARTRIYKPDKRRKARKNLSSYDDNLHEQKSSDFRDKLKLTNAKMIKQNENEQDIKNTTSTKYDGKQNCNQSSHVVGNNEIMNLYHKDMTVSESPSNFNEYREYGKVSEKSIKGQEDDNSTSATTNDINVKKQLRKCTGINLSHATNCQSSQSTDIPWDREESEHEFISESSEKLYVKGDEIESLLSDIKIIESHDEIKCFTNLKNYGYYSDQQNCKQLKNQQNIKIGPDADVSVTKASEMSSACNNSTEYNSIETLIHPAAGIHHFKGISMSGHRSEVVLACANERLQKRYQNSSSTHSFKDSTSTSLPGSMNQSENDLNIMVGLPTSSSHVISNIRLDQPPSNNSSDDIANNLKMKNCRYVKEYTHFKNPQRNMCYNMGRYIKRMISTDKKYRASKKRVNSEEKGVQITIGTQNPKTSQMRISNDRSSVSAFCHSLVKRDRMTSKAGSSGGESSGYKSLQNDSNTRNVDLTDDIENIQSSNKITSHNPTIVHIQQCIPLAQYERSELCQKAKSTTPGKLPQPSCPEKSSQEDSNDAKHNFEKRDNMHIEDLEEMYKSYDSNRYLSTFTKCLNIHIPCEITAYQLQEKDESRLLQFGNEEPHAKNVDNTELQFKKFMINKSSSTQSELSDKKKPDELRSVKDISTARGEVMTLKKPEYSSYKSQELVINERYLPPDNPVVASESTTIPPTLVHHKIVTSIELQNSQNVREHSEISLISENEFTIRKNISPTDASSSNREIEINLSNEMPHGPRQATESIRPDKPKIRDGIYCGKQKNGNLAGSRDTNTVHELWKNNKSTIYSTDNESQSSRSCYCQKSHHKKHENKFNLNLFEKCNPSASRKDVSFDQLPQPPPFFSENSAVSHSAIYSSSASNPDISSELHITTPSKLHTNFTNLQTGTAPIIYARTSQISIASTEEFSNQPVRSNLHAPSGSESVKNSPGSTLAYKLPPTLPQRSQESQSVNPPPASVLPPPYPFCCPMLPYMMQYWQNQQQPPSPSTVPLPEINWKSDGALNRNVPPPPAMVPIPWFPPMKHMNNSPTSAGETEVEEDSRIQPPPPPEWLMMPRGYAPCLPCSRTLNSELVTDSSIHEDNDRVLQQDKNKQNEKKKKVSNRLFKICRKKNKEVSDTFNVDERRNRQKSRTDTQPDHKIAILQKPQENFEDQSIWESPDIAGIVTPDEIGRCFRRGFRADGLTLAGDEYLCTKAPSDTISNQKDIFSFSDHDTPLDFLLALGFSVDEATAAIRDDDVRSRFKAALTEARIWVPHIATTQGTLLYLLAMKAKPKVMRYFLQLVEAIVNGRITNAVKLDAYLKILEKVEEGYVSFVTLFGKDGREDEEDTVVVEKQRRRIFYTIYKFAEAEAEAVDRPLTKADIDLLQSLATRYRAAIRPHLRLLACYIGEGILTKDIQLEAAVLYLSRLDSSDVQLTELEKYCGLVPSERRRLEQVANIQLSEEL
- the LOC105684789 gene encoding uncharacterized protein LOC105684789 isoform X2, which encodes MNSDEKNCKADNDAKNYKNTEESPTQSAHSQFDRYPSITPKVSKPHDKVPGNSDRKLLTGMTRRSCGKGDKSAEIHKSARKGQCDKCCTQPPISALRKTVWKSRYGITQEEKPSPIPSLNEKLRGLESHRPLSALKYNKKIISPTLNHREFKKARQQTVREKSISKSTNIAHKTILLPVKNVAQQVDKDKGCLSKTDQSPCPSLKKIKTVNKNQESLYSKRHLEKVNLKGKVRLNDKQINDNVDSTTTSENTDHIKKIDPKDDLEAKKILLYRSNHCINNNIDGDEKNNGAARTRIYKPDKRRKARKNLSSYDDNLHEQKSSDFRDKLKLTNAKMIKQNENEQDIKNTTSTKYDGKQNCNQSSHVVGNNEIMNLYHKDMTVSESPSNFNEYREYGKVSEKSIKGQEDDNSTSATTNDINVKKQLRKCTGINLSHATNCQSSQSTDIPWDREESEHEFISESSEKLYVKGDEIESLLSDIKIIESHDEIKCFTNLKNYGYYSDQQNCKQLKNQQNIKIGPDADVSVTKASEMSSACNNSTEYNSIETLIHPAAGIHHFKGISMSGHRSEVVLACANERLQKRYQNSSSTHSFKDSTSTSLPGSMNQSENDLNIMVGLPTSSSHVISNIRLDQPPSNNSSDDIANNLKMKNCRYVKEYTHFKNPQRNMCYNMGRYIKRMISTDKKYRASKKRVNSEEKGVQITIGTQNPKTSQMRISNDRSSVSAFCHSLVKRDRMTSKAGSSGGESSGYKSLQNDSNTRNVDLTDDIENIQSSNKITSHNPTIVHIQQCIPLAQYERSELCQKAKSTTPGKLPQPSCPEKSSQEDSNDAKHNFEKRDNMHIEDLEEMYKSYDSNRYLSTFTKCLNIHIPCEITAYQLQEKDESRLLQFGNEEPHAKNVDNTELQFKKFMINKSSSTQSELSDKKKPDELRSVKDISTARGEVMTLKKPEYSSYKSQELVINERYLPPDNPVVASESTTIPPTLVHHKIVTSIELQNSQNVREHSEISLISENEFTIRKNISPTDASSSNREIEINLSNEMPHGPRQATESIRPDKPKIRDGIYCGKQKNGNLAGSRDTNTVHELWKNNKSTIYSTDNESQSSRSCYCQKSHHKKHENKFNLNLFEKCNPSASRKDVSFDQLPQPPPFFSENSAVSHSAIYSSSASNPDISSELHITTPSKLHTNFTNLQTGTAPIIYARTSQISIASTEEFSNQPVRSNLHAPSGSESVKNSPGSTLAYKLPPTLPQRSQESQSVNPPPASVLPPPYPFCCPMLPYMMQYWQNQQQPPSPSTVPLPEINWKSDGALNRNVPPPPAMVPIPWFPPMKHMNNSPTSAGETEVEEDSRIQPPPPPEWLMMPRGYAPCLPCSRTLNSELVTDSSIHEDNDRVLQQDKNKQNEKKKKVSNRLFKICRKKNKEVSDTFNVDERRNRQKSRTDTQPDHKIAILQKPQENFEDQSIWESPDIAGIPDRSDIGNTRRNWTMLSQRFSCRWFNVGWGRIPLYQGTK
- the LOC105684794 gene encoding glucose-6-phosphate isomerase encodes the protein MELKENLKKEPTWVQLQQFYDTNGSRLNIHELFKTNPDRFNKYSLQLTTPEDGPILLDYSKNRINDEVLSLLFQLARARGIEAARNAMFSGAKINLTENRAVLHVALRNRANAPILVDGKDVMPDVNAVLNHMKEFTGQVISKQWTGFTGKPIEDVVNIGIGGSDLGPVMVTEALKPYQIGPRVHFVSNIDGTHIAETLKKLNPETCLFIIASKTFTTQETITNATSAKLWLLENLKSEAAVASHFVALSTNTEKVKQFGIDEKNMFGFWDWVGGRYSLWSAIGLSISLSIGFDNFEKLLSGAHFMDQHFYTAPLEKNAPVILALLGVWYHNFYGAETHALLPYDQYLHRFAAYFQQGDMESNGKYVTRSGKTVDYSTGPIVWGEPGTNGQHAFYQLIHQGTRLIPADFIAPAISHNKVQGTTHHKILLANFLAQTEALMKGKSESEAREELQKAGLSPSEITTLLPHKVFQGNRPTNSIVVKGVTPFTLGALIAMYEHKIFVQGIIWDINSFDQWGVELGKQLAKAIEPELKNNENITSHDSSTNGLIAFIKAHSQ